One window from the genome of Schistocerca piceifrons isolate TAMUIC-IGC-003096 chromosome 8, iqSchPice1.1, whole genome shotgun sequence encodes:
- the LOC124711563 gene encoding zinc finger protein 726-like isoform X2: MLQIEIKEDEALGPKEKVLNNAWLLQSASGKCTDTSGEGLTNSSGVISVDSLQPSSYICKRCGKIFPDAISLRKHSLNDKRRPFVAAGLETFKSVALEWWFCEICQKRFKSKDFLTVHMSEHATEIETTASSVSEDAEAVERKCEQVKPRPYKCEVCGKSFTESSRLTRHANSHSGVHPYKCNLCGKSFRQLCHLKRHELIHTGELPYSCDVCGKSYNRSDRLESHKRTHTGEVPYCCEFCGKGFKDPFNLKRHKRQHTGERPYSCDICGRTFTVSIRMKEHRKIHEKKKEYTCDDCGGTFTESHALTVVRRDGERKRSCEVCRKQSGKFRRRRRAGMIGPLPTFDCEDCGKSFDRLSGLERHKRMHTGERPFGCEHCGRSFTQARGLKSHICTDTEGPPYICQICGKSFDISSSLKKHNTKKHKM, translated from the coding sequence GTTACTGCAGAGTGCTTCTGGAAAATGTACTGATACATCAGGAGAAGGTCTTACAAATTCAAGTGGCGTTATCAGTGTTGACAGTTTGCAACCATCATCCTACATCTGCAAACGCTGTGGCAAGATATTTCCTGATGCAATAAGCTTGAGAAAGCATTCTTTGAATGATAAGAGGagaccatttgtggcagcaggatTGGAGACATTCAAAAGTGTAGCATTGGAGTGGTGGTTTTGTGAAATATGTCAAAAAAGATTCAAatcaaaagacttcctgacagtacACATGTCAGAACACGCTACAGAAATTGAGACAACTGCTTCATCTGTGAGTGAAGATGCTGAGGCTGTAGAACGCAAATGTGAGCAGGTAAAACCACGCCCATACAAGTGTGAAGTCTGTGGAAAATCTTTCACTGAATCATCCAGATTGACAAGACACGCAAATTCACACTCGGGTGTGCACCCATATAAATGCAATTTGTGTGGCAAATCTTTCAGACAGTTATGCCATCTGAAACGACATGAACTTATACACACTGGGGAACTACCATATAGTTGTGATGTTTGCGGCAAATCATACAATAGATCTGACCGACTTGAGAgtcacaaacgcacacacacagggGAAGTGCCTTACTGCTGTGAATTCTGTGGTAAAGGTTTTAAAGACCCTTTCAATCTCAAGAGGCACAAACGTCAGCACACTGGAGAAAGACCATACAGTTGTGATATCTGTGGAAGAACTTTCACTGTGTCTATTCGTATGAAGGAACACAGGAAAATTCATGAAAAAAAGAAAGAGTATACTTGTGATGACTGTGGTGGAACTTTTACAGAATCTCATGCTTTAACTGTGGTGAGACGTGATGGAGAAAGGAAACGAAGTTGTGAAGTTTGTCGTAAACAGAGTGGTAAATTTAGGAGACGCAGGCGAGCAGGAATGATAGGACCATTACCAACATTTGACTGTGAAGATTGTGGTAAATCTTTTGATCGGTTAAGTGGGTTGGAAAGACACAAACGAATGCATACAGGAGAACGTCCCTTTGGTTGTGAACATTGTGGCAGGTCTTTCACTCAGGCTAGAGGTTTGAAGAGTCACATATGTACTGATACAGAAGGGCCACCATATATCTGTCAAATTTGTGGTAAAAGTTTTGACATATCCAGTAGTCTTAAGAAACAtaacacaaagaaacacaaaatgTAG